The genomic window ATATTTTACAATAACAAAACTTAGCTACTTTATCAAAAAAGCATGATTTCAGACATGCTTAAATAAATATAAATGCTATAGGTTTATATCATATTTAATTAACACAGCCCCTGCAGATAAAATAAGTAAAAAGTTTGGGTTATTTCCTTGACTTCAGCGTATATAGTTATATTTTGCGGGGATATAGTATGTTAGGCACAACGCAGAAAAAACCAATATAAACTTCAAGTATGAATACATTGTTTCCTGACCCAACTTGGGAAGAAATTTTTCAAAAATATCAGGGATATAATCTTGTGGAAGAATATTATTACGATGATATTTTTGACAAACATAGTTATAGGTATGAATTTGATTTTAATCTCGGTGAAAATGTAGTGAAATTATGTATAAACGATTTAACGACAACTAATCGTGCCGGAGGAGATAGCCACAAAGTATCACATTTAAGAGACAGATACCTTCAAGTTAGATTCGAATATATAAATGAACCTAAATTCAATTTTTCACTATATGAAAAAAACTTCTTTTTATCGTTTTTTGATAAAATACTATTTAAAAATATTTCACTTAAAAGTACAGCTTTAGAAAGTCGATTTTCGCTTGAATCTAATAAACGAAAAGTTGCTAAAAAGTTAATTCCATCACTTTTATTTATGAATAATATTGAAAATATTTCTTGGGTAAAAAATGACGTAATTGATTTTAAAACAGCAAAAACATACTTAGTTGTTTCTGTAAATAATTGGATAAGACATACTGAAGCAATTGAAAAATTGATTGAAGGTAGTAGTCATTTATTTAAATCTACAATAAATGCCGAAAAACAAATATATTATCAAAAATATAAGAAATAACCTTGAAACGCAGTGCCTAATCGAGTAGACGGCTGACGGTTAAAATACCGCCAGTGCACCTCTCACACCACAGTACGTACGGGGCTCGTACCTGCCTAGTCGGCAGACAGGTACGGCAGTTCTCTAAATCATAGGAAATAACGATTGTTTATAATTTTTGGTTATTTGCTGATACAAAACTGACATTGAAACATAATCTCTTTTATTAAGGCATTGCAATGTTATGGTTGAACCCAATATAGGACTTTGAGCATTTACTTAACCCCCATGATAAAAACAAAATACCTCTTAAAACTTTGCTCAAAGGAGTAAAATTTGGCAAATGACCTTTGATACCATTCACCACAAACACCTCTCTAAAAAAAATCCCCCCTGATTTCTCAGGAGGGATTCAAAATTTATTTTTAGATTACAAATTACTTTGTAAACAACATTTCGCGGTATTTTGTCAATGGCCACATTTCGTCGTCAATCAAAATCTCGAGTTTATCACAGTGGTATCTAATCACATCGAAATACGGTTTAACATCTCCACAGTATTTTAATGCTTTTTCTTCAATGTCCTCAATAGGGTTAATTACCTTACGCTCCTCAATCATTTTGTTAATTTCAGAGTTGATTACAGAAATACGACTTGAAATCTCTTTAATCATATCTAATTGCTCAGCAGCAATTGATTTGAAATCATCTCCGTATATTTCCTTTAACCCTCTTACATTCTCTATCAACAGATTTTGATATTTTACAGCCGTTGGAATTACGTGATTACGAGCCATATCTCCTAATACACGTGCCTCAATCTGAATACGCATTACATATTCCTCCATCTGTATTTCTTTACGGGCCTCAAGCTCAACTCTACTCATTACATCATTGTCTCCGTAAAGTTTGATTGTCTCCTCTGTAAGAGCAGCTTTAAGAGCTGTTGGTGTAGATTTGTTATTGCTCAACCCACGTCCTTCGGCTTCTTTCACCCATTCATCAGAATATCCGTCACCTTCAAATAATATATGACGTGAAGTCTTAATATAATCTCTAAGAACATTAAAGATTGCATCATCTTTCTTAAGACCACCTTCAATCAACTTATCAACTTCTGCTTTAAACTCTTTTAACTGTTGAGCTACGATTGTGTTAAGAACTGTCATCGGCTCTGCAGAGTTTTGATCTGATCCTACAGCTCTGAATTCGAATTTATTTCCTGTAAATGCGAATGGAGAAGTACGGTTACGATCTGTATTATCAAGTAAAATTTCAGGAATCTTACCTACAACATTCAATTTCAACTCAGTTTTTTCTTCAGGAGAAAGTTTACCATCTGTAACATTTTCCAACTCATCAAGAACCTCAGTTAACTGAGAACCGATGAAGATTGAGATAATTGCCGGTGGAGCTTCGTTTGCTCCCAAACGGTGATCATTTCCTGCTGTAGCAATTGCAGCACGTAATAAATCAGGATATCTCCCAACCGCTTTAATAGTATTGATAAAGAAAGTTAAGAACTGAAGGTTCGACTTGGGTGTTTTACCCGGGCTCAAAAGGTTTTTACCCGTATCAGTACTCAACGACCAGTTGTTGTGTTTACCTGATCCGTTGATCCCGGCAAATGGTTTTTCGTGGAAAAGAGCTCTAAAGTGGTGCTTACGAGCAACTTTTTCAATGATATCCATAAACAAAGAGTTATGGTCGTTTGCAAGGTTTACTTCTTCAAATACCGGAGCAAACTCAAACTGGTTTGGTGCAACCTCGTTGTGACGGGTTTTTACCGGAATACCTAATTTAATAGACTCTGCTTCTACCTCTTTCATAAACTCGATAGCACGATCAGGAATAGATCCAAAATAATGATCGTCTAACTGCTGACCTTTTGCAGGAGCGTGTCCAAGAAGTGTCCTACCTGTTTGCAACAAGTCGGGACGAGATTTAACTAAAGCTGAATCAACCAGAAAATACTCTTGCTCTAAACCTAAAGTAACAGTTATTTTCGTAACATTTTTATCGAAATATTTAGCTACTTCAGTTGCGGCTTTATCAATTGCAGTGTTAGCTCTTAATAATGGAGTTTTATTATCTAAAGCCTCTCCTGTATATGCAACAAATACAGTTGGAATACAAAGTGTATCCCCAATTACAAAAGCGGGAGATGTTGGATCCCAGGCAGAATAACCACGAGCTTCGAAAGTATTACGAATTCCTCCGTTAGGAAAACTTGATGCATCAGGTTCCTGCTGAGAAAGCAATCCACCGTTGAATTTTTCAATAGCACGTCCATCCATTGTAGGCTCGAAGAAAGAATCGTGTTTTTCGGCAGTAGCTCCTGTTAGTGGTTGAAACCAGTGAGTATAATGCTTTACACCTTTCGAAAGAGCCCAGTCTTTCATACCGGCCGCAACCTGATCCGCAATTTTACGGTCAATCTGAGAACCATCTCTTGTTGCACTCATTACACTTTGGTAAGCCTCTTTTGTTAAAAATTGAAGCATTGCATGCTCATTAAACACGTTTTCACCAAAACTTTCTGATAATCTCTTTTCTGAAAGCTCAACTTTTACCGGCTGACGGGTAAAAGTCTCCCTTAAAGCCTGAAATCTAAATGTAGACATATGTATGTGTTAGTAATTATTATCTTATTCGGATGCAAATATGATAATAATATCTAAACTAGCAAACACCCCGCCTATTTTTTACCTAAAAAGAAGTTATTTTTACACTTTCAACAGAACTACCCCCTATTTTTTTTGCTATATCGTAAAATATTCACTGATTTTATATAAAAAATCCGAAACATCATTCACTATCCCTATTTGAAATACCTTACTTAACACAACAAATAAGAATAATAAATACAACAAAAACACAACTATCACCTTACTAATTGAAAGTTTATTGCCGGAAATAAAAATCAAAAAAACTGCTACAGTAATAAATAATAACAAAACCAAAAGTTCTGAAATATCACGTTGAACTTCCGTTTCCAAATTTATTTCGCCAAAGATCAAACCAAATAATAATACCGGGAATCCAACCGCAAAACCAATATCAAATACATTACTTCCAAAAGCATTAGAAATAGAGTCGTCATAATTTCCCTTAGATGCATCTTTATACGATAAAAAAGTATCCGGTACACTTGTAGCTGCAGCTGCAATTACAACAGAAACTATAAATATTGGAATGCCCAACGAGTCTCCCAGCATAATACTTGCCTCGGCTAAACCATAACAAGCAGCACTCATCATTGCCATTGAAAACAACAATAAAAGCCATGCCCGGGTATTATTAATACTACCGTGACCTACAAATGCCTGCTCGAAGTTAAATTTCCAGAACGATGCAAAGATTTCACGTTTACGCCGGCTGGGTATTTCGGCTTTATCAGTTATCTGCTCCTCTAAACATTCCGTATCCTTTTTATCCATTGTAGCAAATAAGTATATCAAATACAAAAGATAGAATCCCATCAAGGCAGCTCCTTCTATCCACGACAAACTATATCCGTCCAGGACTCCGGATTTCACCATAATAATCAGTAAAACATTTACTATTATTAAAGCAATACCATCTCTGACAATAACCTTTCTCGAAAAACTTAATTCGCTCTTCTTAAACTTAAAATAAACTGACATCCCAACAATGAATGGAATTATTGCAACATTAAATACAGCTGACCCGGCTGTTGTTCCAAGTCCGGCAGCAAATCCCTGAGAATTCCTCAGAATAAATAAAAAGAAAATTGTTGTAAGCAATTCCGGTAAGGAACTCCCGATAGCATTAATTGTTGCTCCCTTCACTCCATTACTCAGGTTTCGTCCCAAATAATCAGCAGCACTCTCAAAGCCTTCTCCTGACTTCCATATAACAAACGATGTTACTACAATTATTATTAATGCAATAATTATTTCCATTTATTTCTTAATGTTTAGATTTTAATCCTTAGAGTAATATATAATCCGGATACTTAATAACCTTATGTAGTCAGATCTCTCATCGAACTCAGGTTAATATTGTACTAAAGAGTTTACATCATAACCCTTTAATTTAGAAACTCCATTCAGAAAGGTTAAATCGATTAAAAAATCAAGCTGTACAACTTCTCCTCCGGCTTTTTCAACAAGTTGAGTCACTGCCCTGGCAGTTCCTCCGGTAGCCAGAACATCATCATGTATCAAAACCTTATCTCCGGGACTAATAGCATCAATATGCATCTCCAAAACATCTGTACCATACTCTAAATCGTACTCCTGCCTGTATGTTTTGTATGGTAATTTACCCGGTTTACGAACCGGAATAAACCCTGCTCCTATTTCGTAGGCTATTAACGGTCCAAAGAAAAAACCTCTGGACTCCATTGCTACAACTTTATCTATTTTTTTTCCGTCAATTAACGATAAAAATCTTTTTAAACCTTCGTGCAATGCCTCTTTACTATCCAATAAAGGGGTAATATCCTTGAAGCCTACTCCGGGTTTTGGAAAATTATCTATATCTCTTATATATTTTTTTAAATCCATCTATTTTTAATTTTGAAAGGGTAAAAATACGATTATTATTGATTTGGGTATTTATGATTTTTGATTTATAGCCTCATTTGTTATTGGTTAAGTCTTGCGAGATAAATAATCTTAAATACTCTAATTGCTAAAAAAACGATTAACTAGTCTAAATTATTTAGCGATTAATGAAATTACAATCGCTTCGCTTTGTAATTTTGCATGAAACCTGTAACCCTTGCCATTTCCTTCGACAGGCTCAGAAACTAAGCGACGGTCAATGTGCGAAGCCGAGGGGAGCAATCTTCCAAGATTACTTCGTGATCTTGATTGAGCTCCATGTTGAAAATGTAAAAGCTTCAAACTTATCCCTTACAGGTATATCTGATTATATTGACAGAATTTCTAAGGGGATAAATTTGGCTTTTTTCATTTCTAAAAACTTACAAAAGCGAGCTTTTGACGTTTTTAGAAATGAAAAAAGCTCATCAAAACAAAAGTTTTAATGAGCTTTTACGCTTATTTGTGACCTCGACAAGATTCAAACTTGTAACCTTCTGAGCCGTAATCAGATGCGCTATTCAGTTGCGCCACGAGGCCATTTTGTACTATCAATAAAATATGAACTCTAAAAACAACAAAAACATGTCCTTTTTAGCTTATTTGTGACCTCGACAGGATTGCTTCGCACCCCTTGAGCTCCACTTTGAAAATGCAAAAAAAGTAGAAAAAACTATTTTTACATTTATTTGTGACCTCGACAGGATTCAAACCTGTAACCTTCTGAGCCGTAATCAGATGCGCTATTCAGTTGCGCCACGAGGCCTTATTGTTTTGCGGATGCAAAGGTAAAGTTATTATTGATTTTAGAAAATATATTGCAGTATTTTTTTGAAATTATTTTATAGTGGCAGAAAGGCCTAACTGTAACAGCTTATTATAACGGGGTTTAAGGTATTTCATACTACCGGATTTCACTCCACATTTCCCGTTATAATGAGTTATCATAGCACATTGCTCAGCTTGTTCAAGATCGTGTTCACAAACACTTATCAAAGCCTCAATCACAAACTCAAAGGTATTCACATCATCATTAAACAAAATAATCTGATGTTTATTCTCTTTTTTCGTTTTTGAAGAAAGCTTTTCTAAAGTTTTTTCGCTTGGTGACATAAAAATATTTTTACTACTTGGCAAAAGTAATGAATTAACAA from Bacteroidota bacterium includes these protein-coding regions:
- a CDS encoding glutamine synthetase III, encoding MSTFRFQALRETFTRQPVKVELSEKRLSESFGENVFNEHAMLQFLTKEAYQSVMSATRDGSQIDRKIADQVAAGMKDWALSKGVKHYTHWFQPLTGATAEKHDSFFEPTMDGRAIEKFNGGLLSQQEPDASSFPNGGIRNTFEARGYSAWDPTSPAFVIGDTLCIPTVFVAYTGEALDNKTPLLRANTAIDKAATEVAKYFDKNVTKITVTLGLEQEYFLVDSALVKSRPDLLQTGRTLLGHAPAKGQQLDDHYFGSIPDRAIEFMKEVEAESIKLGIPVKTRHNEVAPNQFEFAPVFEEVNLANDHNSLFMDIIEKVARKHHFRALFHEKPFAGINGSGKHNNWSLSTDTGKNLLSPGKTPKSNLQFLTFFINTIKAVGRYPDLLRAAIATAGNDHRLGANEAPPAIISIFIGSQLTEVLDELENVTDGKLSPEEKTELKLNVVGKIPEILLDNTDRNRTSPFAFTGNKFEFRAVGSDQNSAEPMTVLNTIVAQQLKEFKAEVDKLIEGGLKKDDAIFNVLRDYIKTSRHILFEGDGYSDEWVKEAEGRGLSNNKSTPTALKAALTEETIKLYGDNDVMSRVELEARKEIQMEEYVMRIQIEARVLGDMARNHVIPTAVKYQNLLIENVRGLKEIYGDDFKSIAAEQLDMIKEISSRISVINSEINKMIEERKVINPIEDIEEKALKYCGDVKPYFDVIRYHCDKLEILIDDEMWPLTKYREMLFTK
- a CDS encoding sodium:calcium antiporter, with protein sequence MEIIIALIIIVVTSFVIWKSGEGFESAADYLGRNLSNGVKGATINAIGSSLPELLTTIFFLFILRNSQGFAAGLGTTAGSAVFNVAIIPFIVGMSVYFKFKKSELSFSRKVIVRDGIALIIVNVLLIIMVKSGVLDGYSLSWIEGAALMGFYLLYLIYLFATMDKKDTECLEEQITDKAEIPSRRKREIFASFWKFNFEQAFVGHGSINNTRAWLLLLFSMAMMSAACYGLAEASIMLGDSLGIPIFIVSVVIAAAATSVPDTFLSYKDASKGNYDDSISNAFGSNVFDIGFAVGFPVLLFGLIFGEINLETEVQRDISELLVLLLFITVAVFLIFISGNKLSISKVIVVFLLYLLFLFVVLSKVFQIGIVNDVSDFLYKISEYFTI
- a CDS encoding adenine phosphoribosyltransferase — translated: MDLKKYIRDIDNFPKPGVGFKDITPLLDSKEALHEGLKRFLSLIDGKKIDKVVAMESRGFFFGPLIAYEIGAGFIPVRKPGKLPYKTYRQEYDLEYGTDVLEMHIDAISPGDKVLIHDDVLATGGTARAVTQLVEKAGGEVVQLDFLIDLTFLNGVSKLKGYDVNSLVQY
- a CDS encoding ATP-dependent Clp protease adaptor ClpS translates to MSPSEKTLEKLSSKTKKENKHQIILFNDDVNTFEFVIEALISVCEHDLEQAEQCAMITHYNGKCGVKSGSMKYLKPRYNKLLQLGLSATIK